In Gracilibacillus salitolerans, the sequence TTTTTAATTTGTTTTGTTTTGATAGCTTCAATGGCACTTGCCTCACTGGTAAAAACTTTTGCTTCACTTTTGTGGTAATAAACTTGATTTTCGTCTAATCTTGCTGGATCAATAGATGTTGATTTAATAACTGCTCCTTCCGGTGCGATGTTACCGGTAGGAAAAGTAACGGTAGAGGTTAATCCGCGTTGTTCTGCCTTTTCCTTTGACATGATTACTTCGTCAGCATCAATCTGATCGGCTTCTTTAAGTTTTTGTTTCATTTTTTGACGACGTTCTGATTGTTCCCACCAATCCAAGTTTTCCTGAAGTGTGTGACCTGTAACTGTCATGACATGTTCGCGTAATAAACCTAAGTCGCGAAGGTGTAGCATTACTTCAGGAACTCCACCTGCCAGAAAAGCACGGATCGTTGGGTGTGGTGTTGGACCATTTGGTAATACGCTTACAAGGCGAGGTGTCTCTTTATTGATTCTATGCCAATCTTCAATGGAAGGTATCTTGCATTTTGCTGCATGCGCAATAGCAGGAATGTGTAATAATAGATTGGTAGATCCACCGAATGAAGCATGTACTACCATTGCATTATGAATCGCATCATCTGTTACGATATCTTTGGTTGAGATTGACTCTTCTTCCATTGCAATGATTGCTCTTGAGGACTGACGAGCCATTTCTTTCCATACTTTTTGTCCGGATGGTGCCAGCGCAGCATGAGGAACTGTCATGCCTAACGCTTCGGCAACTACTTGGGCAGTAGCAGCTGTACCGAGGAATTGACATCCTCCACCAGGAGTTGCGCATGCCATACATCCTAATTCAGCAGCTTCTTCTAATGATAATTCGTCATTGGAATACCTTGCGCCAATAGTTTGCACTTTTCCTGCATCTTCTCCATATAACGGTGGTAATGTTACCCCTCCCGGTATGACAACAGTAGGCAAATCCTGCATCGATGCTAAGGCGATGGTCATGGCGGGTAGCCCTTTATCACAGGTGCCTATACCAAGTACTGCATCTCGAGTTGGTAATGAACGTATCAAGCGACGATATACCGTAGCGGCATCGTTGCGATAAGGGAAGGAGTCGAACATTCCGGTAGTCCCTTGAGACCTTCCGTCACATGGATCACTGACATATGCAGCAAAAGGTATACCTGCATGTTGGCTGACTTCATTAGCAGCTTCTTTCATTAAAATGTCTACTTCCCAATGGCCGGTGTGATAACCTAATGCCAGTGGATGACCATCCTCATCTTTTAAACCACCTTGTGTACTTAACAATAATACCTGTTTACCATCTAACATGTTTGGGTTCCAGCCCATTCCCACATTTTGCGAAAGTCCAAATAAATTTCCACTTGGAGATTTTCGAAGCATATTGTCGGTTAAGGGTAATTTTCCGATTGGTCCCCTTGCGACGGTTTTAATATCATAAATATCTTCGAGTTGATGCATCAAATTGTCTATCTTAACCATAAAGAACATCTCTCCTTTTAAAGCGTTTACAACTATAGATATAAGTATAGAAGTTATGAGTAATAGTGTCAATAATATAAAAATTAGTTTTATAATATAAAACTATATTGGATTTAAGTGTTTATATTTCTTATTGACAATCAATTATCCGCTAGTTATAATAACAATAAATTGATAAATGTTTTATAATGACAAACTATGTTTTATAATTAAAGCATGAGGATGACTAAGTTTATTCATGGGATAAACTTAGTGTAATAAAAAATAGTGAATAAGGAGGGAGTATTGAGTAAGTTTTAGTTGTAAAATGTAAGCGTTGACAAAATATGAAAAGGGGTTGTATTTATGATCAACAAAAAATTATTCTGGATAATGTTAGTAGCATTCCTTCTGATTTTCGCTGCCTGTGGTCCATCTGATTCAACAGGTACGGCTGACACACTAGATGATACCACAGAAGATGCAGCTACAGAAACGGAAGATAGCGGTGAAGGTACTGAAACAGAAGAAGAAGGTACTGGTGAAGAGGTCACATTAACCTTGTGGCATATTGAAACAGGTCCGTCTGGAGAAGCTATTGAAGCAGCGGTACAACGCTTTGAGGAGAACAATCCAACTGTTACAGTTGAAGTTTCACAACAAGAAAATGACCCGTATAAATCTCAATTAAGTGTTGCCATGGGTGGAGGTAACCCACCAGATGTATTCCACTCGTGGGGTGGCGGTTGGTTGAAGCAATTTGTTGATTCTGATCAAGTAGTGGACATTACTGATTCGATTGATGCAAGCCTTTACAATGAAGCTGCCTTATCAGTTTCTACTTTCGGCGACCAGATTTACGGTGCGCCAGTAAGTATGGACGTAGTACCAGTTTTCTATAACAAAGCCATGTTTGAAGAATACGGCTTAGAAGAACCGGAAACATATGAGGACTTATTAGATATTGTTCAGACATTGACGGATAATGGTGTAACTCCTTTTGCACTGGCAAACCAAACGAAATGGACTGGATCTTTCTATTTAATGTATTTAGCAGAGC encodes:
- a CDS encoding extracellular solute-binding protein, with amino-acid sequence MINKKLFWIMLVAFLLIFAACGPSDSTGTADTLDDTTEDAATETEDSGEGTETEEEGTGEEVTLTLWHIETGPSGEAIEAAVQRFEENNPTVTVEVSQQENDPYKSQLSVAMGGGNPPDVFHSWGGGWLKQFVDSDQVVDITDSIDASLYNEAALSVSTFGDQIYGAPVSMDVVPVFYNKAMFEEYGLEEPETYEDLLDIVQTLTDNGVTPFALANQTKWTGSFYLMYLAERIGGPELFNEAFERSGRTFDDEAYVEAGSKIQELVEMGAFPEGVNGMNYDTGQSRQMLYTESAAMMTMGGWLVNNVRDEMPEFEEKLGFFLFPSVEGGEGAKNHVVGGVSPVFSVAKQSEHPEIATELVNELASLETATDMSNNAGSISAVNGVEYEDPYIQEMSEVLESSEAMQTYYDQTLPPELAQVHLDTTQALFGLSITPEEAMTEVETSAQEVLEE
- a CDS encoding YjhG/YagF family D-xylonate dehydratase; translated protein: MVKIDNLMHQLEDIYDIKTVARGPIGKLPLTDNMLRKSPSGNLFGLSQNVGMGWNPNMLDGKQVLLLSTQGGLKDEDGHPLALGYHTGHWEVDILMKEAANEVSQHAGIPFAAYVSDPCDGRSQGTTGMFDSFPYRNDAATVYRRLIRSLPTRDAVLGIGTCDKGLPAMTIALASMQDLPTVVIPGGVTLPPLYGEDAGKVQTIGARYSNDELSLEEAAELGCMACATPGGGCQFLGTAATAQVVAEALGMTVPHAALAPSGQKVWKEMARQSSRAIIAMEEESISTKDIVTDDAIHNAMVVHASFGGSTNLLLHIPAIAHAAKCKIPSIEDWHRINKETPRLVSVLPNGPTPHPTIRAFLAGGVPEVMLHLRDLGLLREHVMTVTGHTLQENLDWWEQSERRQKMKQKLKEADQIDADEVIMSKEKAEQRGLTSTVTFPTGNIAPEGAVIKSTSIDPARLDENQVYYHKSEAKVFTSEASAIEAIKTKQIKKGDIMVLTGCGPLGTGMEETYQVTSALKHLSYGKYVTLITDARFSGVSTGACIGHVGPEGLAEGPIGKLQDGDIIEVRIDAKNLEGSLNFLGKPEQEVSPEEGAHVLASRPVNTAIKPSKHLPDDTRLWAALQKVSGGTWKGSVYDVDRIIEVLEAGEKALEDNRAAQPTR